The following proteins are co-located in the Hydrogenophaga sp. RAC07 genome:
- a CDS encoding acyl-CoA dehydrogenase: protein MTLRPTVDFLLHDWLHVETLQQRERFADHSRETFDAVLDTCERIAREKYAPFNRLVDTQEPHFDGERVILPQATHDAQKAYAASGMLSAAQDYDVGGMQLPYTVEAAANAFFAMASVSIGSGMLTTGNANLLMVHGTEAQKQVFALNEFSGRFSGTMCLSEPQAGSSLSDVSTRAVPDGAEFADDPLGPRYRLKGNKMWISAGEHELTENIIHLVLAKIPDEHGKLVPGTRGISLFIVPKKMVNPAGELTGVRNDVALAGLNHKCGWRGTTNTLLNFGEGKYPVGGEAGAVGYLVGQAGKGLHCMFHMMNEARIGVGMAATMLGMAGYLASLDYAKNRPQGRPMGPAGKDPAQPPVRIIEHADVKRMLLAQKSYCEGALALELYCARLVDEQHTAEAAVADDARLLLEVLTPIAKSWPSEWCLEANSLAIQIHGGYGYTRDFPVEQYWRDNRLNMIHEGTHGIQAMDLLGRKVLMEGGKGLSLLAGRINATIQRAVTVPEFAAHANALGQALAQVGAATKAAWATGEPTDALANAVPYLQAFGHTVLAWVWLDVALAAHAAPESNARTGRLAAMRFFFHYELPKIGAWLQVVSNRDQTCATLPEEAF, encoded by the coding sequence CCGGCTGGTGGACACGCAGGAGCCGCATTTCGACGGCGAGCGCGTGATCCTGCCGCAGGCCACGCACGATGCGCAGAAGGCCTACGCCGCCAGCGGCATGCTGAGCGCCGCGCAGGACTACGACGTCGGTGGCATGCAGTTGCCCTACACGGTCGAGGCCGCGGCCAACGCCTTCTTTGCCATGGCTTCGGTCAGCATCGGCAGCGGCATGCTCACCACCGGCAACGCCAACCTGCTCATGGTGCACGGCACCGAGGCGCAGAAGCAGGTGTTCGCGCTCAACGAGTTCAGTGGTCGTTTCTCGGGAACCATGTGTTTGTCCGAGCCGCAGGCGGGTTCGAGCCTGAGCGACGTATCCACGCGCGCCGTGCCCGACGGCGCCGAGTTCGCGGACGATCCGCTGGGCCCGCGCTACCGGCTCAAGGGCAACAAGATGTGGATCTCGGCCGGCGAGCACGAGTTGACCGAGAACATCATCCACCTGGTGCTGGCCAAGATTCCGGATGAACACGGCAAGCTGGTGCCCGGCACGCGTGGCATTTCGCTCTTCATCGTGCCCAAGAAGATGGTGAACCCCGCTGGTGAGTTGACCGGCGTGCGCAACGACGTGGCGCTGGCCGGGCTCAACCACAAGTGCGGCTGGCGCGGCACCACCAACACGCTGCTCAATTTCGGCGAAGGCAAGTACCCGGTCGGTGGTGAAGCCGGTGCCGTGGGCTACCTCGTGGGTCAGGCGGGCAAGGGCCTGCACTGCATGTTCCACATGATGAACGAGGCCCGCATCGGTGTGGGCATGGCCGCGACCATGCTGGGCATGGCCGGCTACCTCGCCAGTCTGGATTACGCGAAAAACCGCCCGCAGGGTCGCCCCATGGGCCCGGCCGGCAAAGACCCGGCTCAGCCACCGGTGCGCATCATCGAACACGCGGATGTGAAACGCATGCTGCTGGCGCAGAAGTCGTATTGCGAAGGCGCGCTCGCGCTCGAACTCTATTGCGCGCGCCTGGTGGACGAGCAACACACGGCCGAAGCCGCCGTGGCCGATGACGCGCGCCTGCTGCTCGAGGTGCTCACCCCCATCGCCAAGAGCTGGCCCAGCGAGTGGTGCCTGGAAGCGAACAGCCTGGCCATCCAGATTCATGGCGGCTACGGCTACACGCGCGATTTCCCGGTGGAGCAGTACTGGCGTGACAACCGCCTGAACATGATCCACGAAGGCACGCACGGCATCCAGGCCATGGACCTGCTGGGGCGCAAGGTGCTGATGGAAGGCGGCAAGGGCCTAAGCCTGCTGGCCGGGCGCATCAACGCCACCATCCAGCGCGCTGTTACCGTGCCCGAGTTCGCGGCACACGCCAACGCGCTGGGGCAGGCACTCGCGCAGGTGGGTGCGGCCACCAAAGCCGCCTGGGCCACCGGCGAGCCCACCGACGCTTTGGCAAACGCCGTGCCGTATCTGCAGGCCTTTGGCCACACGGTGCTGGCCTGGGTCTGGCTGGACGTGGCATTGGCCGCGCACGCCGCGCCCGAATCGAACGCGCGCACCGGGCGCCTGGCCGCCATGCGCTTCTTCTTCCACTACGAGCTGCCCAAGATCGGTGCCTGGTTGCAGGTGGTGAGCAACCGAGACCAGACCTGTGCAACCCTGCCCGAAGAGGCGTTCTGA
- a CDS encoding Dabb family protein: MLHHIVMWKIKDLGTEGDKASNVAQAKALLDACAQLVPGIERFDVATAQPGLESTYDLVLNSTFTDRAALAAYQTHPSHVALKPFMRRVVLERQCMDYET; this comes from the coding sequence ATGCTGCACCACATCGTCATGTGGAAGATCAAGGACCTGGGCACCGAGGGCGACAAGGCCAGCAACGTTGCGCAGGCCAAGGCCTTGCTCGACGCCTGTGCACAGCTGGTGCCCGGCATTGAACGCTTCGACGTGGCCACCGCACAGCCCGGCCTGGAGAGCACCTACGACCTCGTGCTCAACAGCACGTTCACCGACCGCGCCGCACTGGCGGCCTACCAGACGCACCCGTCGCACGTGGCGCTCAAGCCCTTCATGAGAAGAGTGGTTCTTGAACGCCAGTGCATGGACTACGAGACCTGA
- a CDS encoding SDR family oxidoreductase, with product MTRTVPQLFDLKGKTALITGGSRGLGLQMAHALGEAGARVLVSSRKAEDLEAATAELKAAGIDASWIAADCSKEEEIQRLADESLQRLGHIDILVNNAGAAWGAPAEDHPVEAWDKVMNLNVRSYFILSQIVAKRSMIGRKSGRIINTASIAGLGGNPSGMNTIAYNTSKGAVINFTRALAAEWGKYGITVNAICPGFFPSKMTVGTLKAMGEEKLASHAPLRRLGDDEDLKGLTVLYASDAGKHITGQWLAVDGGVSVITGG from the coding sequence ATGACCCGCACCGTTCCTCAACTTTTTGACCTCAAGGGCAAGACCGCCCTGATCACCGGTGGCTCGCGTGGCCTGGGCCTGCAGATGGCCCATGCGCTGGGCGAAGCCGGCGCCCGCGTGCTGGTGAGCTCGCGCAAGGCCGAAGACCTCGAGGCCGCCACGGCCGAGCTGAAGGCGGCCGGTATCGACGCCAGCTGGATCGCCGCCGACTGCTCGAAGGAAGAGGAAATTCAGCGCCTGGCCGACGAGAGCCTGCAGCGCCTGGGCCACATCGACATCCTGGTCAACAACGCCGGTGCCGCCTGGGGCGCGCCGGCCGAAGACCACCCGGTGGAAGCCTGGGACAAGGTGATGAACCTCAACGTGCGCAGCTACTTCATCCTGAGCCAGATCGTGGCCAAGCGCAGCATGATCGGGCGCAAGAGCGGCCGCATCATCAACACCGCCTCCATCGCCGGCCTGGGTGGCAACCCGTCGGGCATGAACACCATCGCCTACAACACCTCCAAGGGTGCGGTGATCAACTTCACCCGCGCGCTGGCCGCCGAGTGGGGCAAGTACGGCATCACGGTGAACGCCATCTGCCCGGGCTTTTTCCCGAGCAAGATGACGGTGGGCACGCTCAAGGCCATGGGCGAAGAGAAGCTGGCTTCGCACGCTCCCCTGCGTCGGCTGGGCGACGACGAAGACCTGAAGGGCCTGACCGTGTTGTACGCATCGGATGCCGGCAAGCACATCACGGGTCAGTGGCTGGCTGTCGATGGCGGCGTCAGTGTCATCACGGGCGGGTGA
- a CDS encoding PaaI family thioesterase, whose translation MEFSVRIPFVELLGFELHKFESGEAEITFKPSDDHLNSFDVVHGGASMTLLDVVMAHAARSVEVDMGCVTIEMKTSFMRAAKGPLTAKGKLLHRTATMAFTEGSIFDAAGKLCAHATGTFKFVARLPVGAGSVQAFNRISTD comes from the coding sequence ATGGAGTTTTCCGTCCGCATCCCCTTCGTCGAACTGCTCGGCTTTGAACTGCACAAGTTCGAGAGTGGTGAGGCGGAGATCACGTTCAAGCCCTCCGACGACCACTTGAATTCCTTCGACGTGGTGCACGGCGGCGCGAGCATGACGCTGCTCGACGTGGTGATGGCGCACGCCGCGCGCTCGGTCGAAGTCGACATGGGCTGCGTGACCATCGAGATGAAGACCAGTTTCATGCGCGCAGCCAAGGGGCCGCTCACCGCCAAAGGCAAGCTGCTGCACCGCACCGCCACCATGGCCTTCACCGAAGGCAGCATTTTCGACGCAGCGGGCAAGCTCTGCGCGCACGCCACTGGCACCTTCAAGTTCGTCGCCCGGCTGCCCGTGGGCGCGGGCAGCGTTCAGGCCTTCAACCGCATTTCCACTGACTGA
- a CDS encoding NADP-dependent oxidoreductase, whose product MPTNQQIVLDNRPQGEATVDNFKLVSTDTPALTENQVLVRHHFLSLDPYMRGRMNDSKSYAASQPLGEVMIGGTVGEVVESKHPKFQPGDKVVGMGGWQQFSVVDAAQPGALRKVDTTHVPLSYYLGAVGMPGVTAWYGLVKIINPKAGDTVVVSAATGAVGSAFGALAKARGCRAVGIAGGPDKCKYAVEELGFDACIDYKLHKDAYSLAKALKDVCPKGIDGYFENVGGMVLDAVLLRMNAFGRIAVCGMIAGYDGQPLPLANPALILVNRLKIEGFIVSEHMEVWPEALTELGTLVATGKLRPRETVAEGLAAAPEAFMGLLKGKNFGKQLVKLI is encoded by the coding sequence ATGCCCACCAACCAACAGATCGTGCTCGACAACCGCCCACAGGGCGAAGCCACCGTCGACAACTTCAAGCTCGTGTCCACCGACACGCCCGCCCTCACCGAGAACCAGGTGCTGGTGCGCCACCATTTCCTGAGCCTGGACCCGTACATGCGCGGCCGCATGAACGACAGCAAGAGCTACGCGGCCTCGCAGCCCCTGGGCGAGGTGATGATCGGCGGCACCGTGGGCGAGGTGGTCGAATCGAAGCACCCCAAGTTCCAGCCCGGCGACAAGGTCGTGGGCATGGGCGGCTGGCAGCAGTTCAGCGTGGTCGACGCCGCGCAGCCCGGCGCGCTGCGCAAGGTCGACACCACGCACGTGCCGCTGTCCTACTACCTGGGCGCAGTCGGCATGCCCGGCGTGACCGCCTGGTACGGCCTGGTGAAAATCATCAACCCCAAGGCCGGCGACACCGTGGTGGTGAGCGCGGCCACGGGTGCCGTGGGCAGTGCATTTGGCGCGCTGGCCAAGGCGCGTGGCTGCCGCGCGGTGGGCATCGCCGGCGGCCCCGACAAGTGCAAGTACGCGGTGGAAGAACTCGGCTTCGACGCCTGCATCGACTACAAGCTGCACAAGGACGCGTACTCGCTCGCCAAGGCGCTCAAGGACGTGTGCCCCAAAGGCATCGACGGTTATTTTGAAAACGTCGGTGGCATGGTGCTGGACGCGGTTCTGCTGCGCATGAACGCGTTTGGCCGCATCGCGGTGTGCGGCATGATCGCCGGCTACGACGGCCAGCCACTGCCGTTGGCGAACCCCGCGCTGATCCTGGTGAACCGCCTCAAGATCGAAGGCTTCATCGTCAGCGAGCATATGGAAGTCTGGCCCGAGGCCTTGACCGAACTGGGTACGCTGGTGGCCACTGGCAAGCTGCGCCCGCGTGAGACCGTGGCAGAGGGTTTGGCCGCTGCACCCGAAGCCTTCATGGGTTTGCTCAAGGGCAAAAACTTCGGCAAGCAACTGGTCAAACTGATCTGA
- a CDS encoding isovaleryl-CoA dehydrogenase, producing the protein MVTTHEVFNQPAPLVDTNLFSANRAMQAALAFNAPALDTAPLHALGAVVGSGEMQTHARLANVHTPQLKTHNRFGQRIDQVEFHPSYHALMTEAVAAGLHGTAFSAEQQATGHAHQLRAAGFMLFTELEPSMLCPISMSYAVAPALKDNPAIYKDWEAGLTSRAYDPQLKVWLDKTGLTMGMGMTEKQGGSDVRANTTRAEPAGTDAWGQRFSVTGHKWFFSAPMCDAFLILAQTASGLSCLFLPRVLPDGSMNQLFIQRLKDKLGNKANASSEVEFVGASAWLVGEEGRGIPQILAMGTMTRLDCALGTSGLMRQALSLALNHTAQRKAFGKTLIDQPLMKNVLADLALESEAATALALRLARSFDRTDDAHEQVMNRLLTPVAKFWICKRGSHFAQEAMECLGGNGYVEEGGEGVMARIYREMPLNSIWEGAGNIMAIDLLRALRKADAAAALAHELAPARGMHPALDRLAAQLPIRVEEMATEMEARRLAQDVALAVQAALLAQTAPAAVFGAFCDSRIGGEWGHSFGSLGAGVDFDAILTRALPH; encoded by the coding sequence ATGGTGACCACGCATGAAGTGTTCAACCAGCCCGCGCCGCTGGTCGACACCAACCTGTTCAGCGCCAACCGGGCCATGCAGGCCGCGCTGGCGTTCAATGCACCCGCGCTTGACACGGCGCCGCTGCACGCGCTGGGCGCTGTGGTGGGCAGCGGCGAGATGCAGACGCATGCGCGGCTGGCCAACGTGCACACGCCGCAGCTCAAGACGCACAACCGCTTTGGGCAGCGCATCGACCAGGTGGAGTTTCACCCGAGTTACCACGCGCTGATGACCGAGGCGGTGGCAGCAGGTCTGCACGGCACAGCGTTTTCCGCCGAGCAGCAGGCCACCGGCCATGCCCACCAGTTGCGCGCCGCCGGCTTCATGCTCTTCACCGAGCTCGAACCTTCCATGCTGTGCCCCATCTCCATGAGCTATGCGGTGGCCCCCGCGCTCAAGGACAACCCGGCCATCTACAAGGACTGGGAAGCGGGCCTCACCAGCCGCGCCTACGACCCGCAACTCAAGGTCTGGCTCGACAAGACCGGGCTGACCATGGGCATGGGCATGACGGAGAAGCAGGGCGGCTCCGACGTGCGCGCGAACACCACGCGCGCCGAACCCGCCGGCACGGACGCCTGGGGCCAGCGCTTCAGCGTCACCGGCCACAAGTGGTTCTTCTCGGCGCCCATGTGCGACGCCTTCCTGATCCTGGCGCAAACCGCCAGCGGTCTGAGCTGCCTGTTTTTGCCGCGCGTGCTGCCCGACGGCTCGATGAACCAGCTCTTCATCCAGCGTCTGAAGGACAAGCTGGGCAACAAGGCCAACGCGAGCTCCGAAGTGGAGTTCGTCGGTGCCAGTGCCTGGCTGGTGGGCGAGGAGGGTCGGGGCATCCCGCAGATCCTGGCCATGGGCACCATGACGCGGCTGGACTGCGCGCTGGGCACCAGCGGCCTGATGCGCCAGGCGCTGAGCCTTGCGCTCAACCACACGGCCCAGCGCAAGGCCTTCGGCAAAACACTGATCGACCAGCCGCTGATGAAGAACGTGCTGGCCGACCTGGCCCTCGAATCGGAAGCCGCGACCGCGCTGGCCCTGCGCCTGGCACGCAGCTTCGACCGCACCGACGATGCCCACGAGCAGGTGATGAACCGCCTGCTCACGCCGGTGGCCAAGTTCTGGATCTGCAAGCGCGGCAGCCACTTTGCGCAGGAGGCCATGGAATGCCTGGGTGGCAACGGCTATGTGGAAGAGGGCGGTGAAGGCGTGATGGCGCGCATCTACCGCGAGATGCCGCTGAACTCCATTTGGGAGGGAGCCGGCAACATCATGGCCATCGACTTGCTGCGCGCGCTGCGCAAGGCCGACGCGGCTGCCGCGCTGGCCCACGAGCTCGCCCCGGCACGCGGCATGCACCCCGCGCTGGACCGCCTCGCCGCGCAACTGCCCATCCGTGTGGAAGAGATGGCCACCGAAATGGAAGCCCGCCGCCTCGCGCAGGACGTGGCGCTGGCCGTGCAGGCCGCGCTGCTCGCGCAGACCGCGCCCGCCGCCGTGTTCGGCGCCTTCTGCGATTCGCGCATCGGCGGCGAGTGGGGCCACAGCTTCGGCTCGCTGGGCGCCGGTGTCGACTTCGACGCCATACTCACCCGCGCCTTGCCGCACTGA
- a CDS encoding glutathione S-transferase family protein: MSDLILHHYPTSPFSEKVRLILGHKKLGWQSVNIPRIMPKPDVITLTGGYRRTPFLQIGADIYCDTALICDVLEHHQPEPTLYPEHLKGMARVLAQWADSTLFWAAMGYNLSPKGAAALFAGQPPEAAQAFAADRGAMRTGMTSLRPGDATAAYKSYLRRLSTMVEMHPFLLGDAPCVADFAAYHPLWFSRVVNPAMAGILEATPHVVEWMDRMAAIGHGQMSKLTATEAIAIAAAAQPAPHADDTFQDDHGIALGSRVTISAETFGQEPTEGILRAATRTRYTLERTDERAGLLHVHFPRIGFVLREVRA, translated from the coding sequence ATGTCCGACCTCATCCTGCACCACTACCCCACGTCCCCGTTCTCGGAAAAGGTGCGCCTGATCCTGGGCCACAAGAAGCTCGGCTGGCAGAGCGTGAACATCCCGCGCATCATGCCCAAGCCCGATGTGATCACCCTCACGGGCGGCTACCGCCGCACGCCCTTTCTCCAGATCGGAGCCGACATCTATTGCGACACCGCCCTCATCTGCGACGTGCTCGAACACCACCAGCCCGAGCCCACGCTCTACCCCGAGCACCTCAAGGGCATGGCGCGGGTGCTCGCGCAGTGGGCCGACAGCACGCTGTTCTGGGCCGCCATGGGATACAACCTCAGCCCCAAGGGCGCGGCCGCGCTGTTTGCCGGTCAGCCGCCCGAAGCTGCCCAGGCCTTCGCGGCCGACCGTGGCGCGATGCGAACCGGCATGACCAGCCTGCGCCCGGGCGACGCCACCGCCGCCTACAAGAGCTATTTGCGCCGCCTCTCGACCATGGTGGAAATGCACCCCTTCCTGTTGGGTGATGCGCCCTGCGTGGCCGACTTCGCCGCCTACCACCCGCTGTGGTTCAGCCGCGTGGTCAACCCCGCCATGGCGGGCATCCTGGAGGCCACGCCACATGTCGTCGAGTGGATGGACCGCATGGCCGCCATCGGCCACGGCCAGATGAGCAAGCTCACGGCCACCGAGGCCATTGCCATCGCCGCAGCGGCGCAACCCGCACCACACGCCGACGACACCTTCCAGGACGATCACGGCATCGCGCTGGGCAGCCGGGTGACCATCAGCGCCGAGACCTTTGGCCAGGAACCCACCGAAGGCATCCTGCGCGCCGCCACCCGCACCCGCTACACGCTGGAGCGCACCGACGAGCGCGCGGGCTTGCTGCACGTGCACTTTCCGCGCATCGGTTTTGTGCTGAGGGAAGTGCGCGCTTGA
- a CDS encoding GNAT family N-acetyltransferase, translating to MRPEGPTHWRCLPFDALSARALYRLLELRSQVFVVEQACVFQDMDGADAQCMHVLAESHQPGGIELMAYARLVPAGLKYAEASIGRVVTSPVTRGSGIGHVLVRQSVQMLYGLWGVQPIRIGAQAHLQGFYAQHGFEPDGPVYLEDGIDHIEMVRAA from the coding sequence TTGAGACCCGAAGGACCCACGCACTGGCGCTGCCTCCCGTTCGATGCGCTTTCGGCCCGCGCGCTCTACCGCCTGCTCGAGCTGCGCAGCCAGGTGTTTGTTGTCGAACAGGCCTGTGTGTTTCAGGACATGGACGGCGCCGATGCGCAGTGCATGCACGTGCTCGCCGAATCCCACCAGCCTGGCGGCATCGAGCTGATGGCATACGCGCGGCTGGTGCCTGCGGGACTGAAGTACGCCGAGGCCAGCATCGGCCGCGTGGTCACGAGTCCCGTCACACGTGGCAGCGGCATCGGGCATGTGCTGGTACGCCAGTCGGTGCAGATGCTGTACGGCCTGTGGGGCGTGCAGCCCATCCGCATCGGCGCGCAGGCGCACCTGCAGGGCTTCTACGCACAACACGGCTTCGAGCCCGACGGACCGGTTTACCTTGAAGACGGCATCGACCACATCGAGATGGTGCGAGCCGCCTGA
- a CDS encoding SDR family oxidoreductase produces the protein MIQDFQGKSAVLTGAGSGFGLECARIGAKLGMNLVLVDVQQDALDAATAEIEATGVKVLSRKVDVSSTEQMEALAADVEKTFGAPHFVFNNAGVGSGGLIWENSVKDWEWVLGVNLWGVVHGVRLFTPMMLAAAKKDPAWRGHIVNTASMAGLLTPPNMGIYNVSKHAVVSLTETLYQDLKLVSDQVSASVLCPYFVPTGISQSHRNKPAELADEKATQSQLIGQAQSDKAVSSGKVTAAQVAQLVFDAITADQFYIFSHPRALGNVRARMEGIVNITNPADPFHERPEIGVALRAALRAA, from the coding sequence ATGATTCAAGACTTCCAAGGCAAAAGCGCCGTGCTCACCGGCGCGGGCTCGGGTTTCGGGCTCGAATGCGCGCGCATCGGCGCAAAGCTCGGCATGAACCTGGTGCTGGTCGACGTGCAACAGGACGCACTCGACGCAGCGACCGCCGAGATCGAGGCCACGGGCGTCAAGGTGCTGTCGCGCAAGGTCGACGTGTCGAGCACCGAGCAGATGGAAGCACTGGCCGCCGATGTGGAGAAGACCTTCGGCGCACCGCACTTCGTCTTCAACAACGCCGGTGTGGGCTCGGGTGGCCTGATCTGGGAAAACTCGGTGAAAGACTGGGAGTGGGTGCTGGGCGTGAACCTCTGGGGCGTGGTGCACGGCGTGCGCCTGTTCACCCCCATGATGCTGGCCGCCGCGAAAAAAGACCCGGCCTGGCGCGGCCACATCGTGAACACCGCCAGCATGGCCGGCCTGCTCACGCCGCCCAACATGGGCATCTACAACGTGAGCAAACACGCGGTGGTGAGCCTCACCGAAACGCTGTACCAGGACCTGAAGCTGGTGAGCGACCAGGTGAGTGCGAGCGTGCTGTGTCCGTACTTCGTGCCCACCGGCATCAGCCAGAGCCACCGCAACAAGCCGGCCGAACTGGCCGACGAGAAGGCCACGCAAAGCCAGCTGATCGGCCAGGCCCAGAGCGACAAGGCTGTGAGCTCCGGCAAGGTCACCGCCGCGCAGGTGGCGCAGCTGGTGTTCGACGCCATCACCGCCGACCAGTTCTACATCTTCAGCCACCCGCGTGCACTGGGCAATGTGCGTGCGCGCATGGAAGGCATCGTGAACATCACCAACCCGGCCGACCCGTTTCATGAGCGGCCGGAAATCGGCGTGGCCTTGCGCGCGGCGCTGCGCGCAGCCTGA
- a CDS encoding methylated-DNA--[protein]-cysteine S-methyltransferase produces the protein MGEGGHALFDTALGVCGIAWGLGGVVAVQLPESDDRRTRARLLTGLPLLPEVAMPPPAVQAAIDGVQALLKGESRDLCEVALDMSRLTPFQREVYALARAIPPGRTRTYGELARELGDVGLSRAVGQALGHNPFAPIVPCHRVLAAGNRPGGFSASGGAITKLRMLAIEGARPSGTASLFDDT, from the coding sequence ATGGGTGAGGGCGGTCACGCGCTGTTCGACACCGCCCTCGGTGTCTGCGGCATCGCGTGGGGGCTGGGTGGCGTGGTGGCGGTGCAGCTGCCCGAATCCGATGACCGGCGCACGCGCGCCCGCTTGCTGACCGGCTTGCCGTTGCTGCCCGAGGTGGCCATGCCGCCCCCAGCGGTGCAAGCCGCCATCGACGGCGTGCAGGCATTGCTCAAAGGCGAATCACGCGACCTGTGCGAGGTGGCACTCGACATGTCGCGCCTCACCCCGTTCCAGCGCGAGGTTTACGCCCTGGCCCGAGCCATTCCACCCGGCCGGACCCGCACCTACGGTGAACTTGCGCGCGAACTGGGCGATGTGGGCTTGTCGCGCGCCGTGGGTCAGGCGCTGGGCCACAACCCGTTCGCGCCCATCGTTCCCTGCCACCGCGTGCTCGCGGCGGGCAACCGGCCGGGCGGTTTCTCGGCCAGTGGGGGTGCGATCACCAAGCTGCGCATGCTGGCAATCGAGGGCGCGCGGCCTTCGGGCACGGCGTCGTTGTTCGACGACACCTGA
- a CDS encoding monovalent cation:proton antiporter-2 (CPA2) family protein, translating to MAVEGSAGDLLKVVTLLGAAVVAVPLFKRLGLGSVLGYLAAGLAIGPFGLALISDPATILHTAELGVVMYLFVIGLEMQPSHLWSLRRAIFGLGSLQVVVCGLLLTGVGLAFGFSLPVSFVSAMGFVLTSTAVVMQLLGERGDMAQPRGQKIVAILLFEDLLIVPLLAVVTFMAPPDLAGTVAATSSRWATIGLALGSLVALVAAGVWLLNPLFRVLANAKAREVMTAAALLVVLGAALLMQVGGLSMAMGAFLAGVLLSESTFRHQLEADIEPFRGLLLGLFFLSVGMSLDLAAVASNWPLIVAGVVAMMVVKALCIYGVARFAKSSHADALDRAVLMAQGGEFAFVLFAAALGAKVIDPVVNANMTAIVVLSMALTPLVVLVHRRLATKPGVSMEGIEAVNGQAASVLVIGFGRFGQIASQGVIARGASITIIDNNVQMIRDAEAYGFKVYYGDGCRADVLHAAGAHSASAILVCLDSKEAATRIAELARTDFPQAELLVRAFDREHVLELRKADVGYLVRETFESAMAMGRQAVLTLGAAEEEADEVMEHLRRRDAERMDMEAAGGLFAGRALVLGNQVKKAAAHQTAQDPA from the coding sequence ATGGCCGTTGAAGGCAGTGCAGGCGATCTGCTCAAAGTTGTGACCCTGCTCGGCGCTGCCGTGGTGGCCGTGCCCCTGTTCAAACGCCTGGGCCTGGGCTCGGTGCTGGGTTACCTGGCCGCAGGCCTGGCCATCGGACCGTTCGGCCTTGCACTCATCAGCGACCCCGCGACCATCCTGCACACGGCCGAGCTGGGCGTGGTCATGTACCTGTTTGTCATCGGGCTGGAAATGCAGCCTTCGCACCTGTGGAGCCTGCGCCGCGCGATCTTCGGCCTGGGCAGCCTGCAGGTGGTGGTGTGCGGCCTGCTGCTCACCGGCGTGGGTCTGGCCTTCGGCTTCTCGCTGCCGGTGTCGTTCGTGAGTGCCATGGGCTTTGTGCTCACCTCCACGGCCGTGGTGATGCAGCTGTTGGGTGAACGCGGCGACATGGCACAGCCGCGCGGGCAGAAGATCGTGGCCATCCTGCTGTTTGAAGACCTGCTGATCGTGCCGCTGCTCGCCGTGGTGACCTTCATGGCGCCGCCCGATCTGGCGGGCACGGTCGCCGCCACCTCGTCGCGCTGGGCCACCATCGGCCTGGCGCTGGGTTCGCTGGTTGCGCTCGTGGCTGCGGGCGTGTGGCTGCTCAACCCCCTCTTCCGTGTGTTGGCCAACGCCAAGGCGCGCGAGGTCATGACCGCCGCCGCCCTGCTGGTGGTGCTGGGCGCGGCACTGCTCATGCAGGTGGGTGGCCTGTCCATGGCCATGGGTGCGTTTCTGGCCGGTGTGCTGTTGTCGGAATCGACCTTCCGCCACCAACTCGAAGCCGACATCGAGCCCTTCCGCGGGCTCTTGCTGGGTCTGTTCTTCCTGAGCGTGGGCATGTCGCTGGACCTCGCCGCCGTGGCCAGCAACTGGCCGCTGATCGTGGCCGGTGTGGTGGCCATGATGGTGGTCAAGGCGCTGTGCATCTACGGTGTGGCGCGCTTCGCGAAAAGCTCACACGCCGACGCGCTGGACCGAGCCGTGCTCATGGCGCAGGGCGGCGAGTTCGCATTTGTGCTGTTTGCAGCGGCCTTGGGCGCGAAAGTGATCGACCCGGTGGTCAACGCCAACATGACCGCCATCGTGGTGCTGTCCATGGCGCTCACGCCGCTGGTGGTGCTGGTGCACCGGCGCCTGGCCACGAAGCCCGGCGTGTCCATGGAGGGCATCGAGGCGGTGAATGGCCAGGCCGCCAGCGTGCTGGTGATCGGCTTCGGCCGTTTCGGCCAGATCGCCAGCCAGGGCGTGATCGCGCGCGGCGCCAGCATCACCATCATCGACAACAACGTGCAGATGATCCGCGACGCCGAGGCCTATGGCTTCAAGGTCTATTACGGTGACGGTTGCCGCGCCGATGTGTTGCACGCCGCAGGCGCGCACTCGGCCAGCGCCATCCTGGTCTGCCTGGACAGCAAGGAAGCCGCCACCCGCATCGCCGAACTGGCCAGAACCGATTTCCCCCAGGCCGAACTGCTGGTGCGCGCCTTCGACCGCGAGCACGTGCTGGAGTTGCGCAAGGCCGATGTGGGCTACCTCGTGCGCGAAACCTTCGAGTCCGCCATGGCCATGGGGCGCCAGGCTGTGTTGACGCTGGGTGCCGCGGAGGAAGAAGCCGACGAGGTGATGGAGCATTTGCGTCGGCGCGACGCCGAACGCATGGACATGGAAGCCGCGGGTGGTCTGTTTGCCGGTCGCGCGCTGGTGCTGGGCAACCAGGTGAAGAAGGCCGCCGCGCACCAGACGGCCCAGGACCCGGCCTGA